One Acropora palmata chromosome 2, jaAcrPala1.3, whole genome shotgun sequence genomic window carries:
- the LOC141864858 gene encoding uncharacterized protein LOC141864858, with protein MSLSFSLQDPAQRLQTAPPSKVTGLLKSFGGSDIPVTIIAGTSEDPFYGEGTRAGRVTENFSSLGLGGITETMFSRTEEVARCIQLMQQSCIDNNLASEVTIPPFMNHSFEEICWQAHDSRRAVVVVLLNPSSHHNQSRSAMLR; from the exons AtgtctctttcattttcccttCAAGATCCAGCACAAAGATTACAGACGGCACCACCTTCAAAAGTTACTGGGCTATTAAAATCATTTGGAGGTTCCGATATACCAGTCACAATCATAGCAG GTACCAGTGAAGATCCATTTTACGGAGAAGGTACACGAG caGGAAGAGTTACAGAAAACTTTTCATCACTTGGTTTGGGAG GTATTACAGAGACCATGTTCTCTAGAACAGAGGAGGTGGCCAGATGCATTCAGTTAATGCAACAGTCATGCATTGACAACAACTTGGCATCTGAGGTCACAATACCCCCATTCATGAATCACTCATTTGAGGAG atatgTTGGCAGGCACATGACAGCAGGAGGGCTGTTGTGGTTGTCCTGTTAAATcccagtagtcaccacaatCAGTCAAGGTCTGCCATGTTAAGGTAA